CGTGCTACTAGAGTGAGTTGCTATTCCATGGTGACCAGTCATCTGTACTTTATCATGCTTAATTTTTAacttgaatttgcctttgttgtgATGCAGTAACAATAGCTTTGGTGTAATCATACGTGTAGAAAGTGAAGCATTTCAGGTATGCACTCTTTGTATATTTTTGACAAACATTTCAGGTATTTAATCTCAATATATAATTTATCTCATGCTCTCTCTTTGTGTGTTTCATTATTATTACCTGTTTCCAGGTTCTTAAGGGAGTTCCTGATAGACCCGAGGTTGCCCTTGTCAAGTTAAGAGAGGTCAAATGCAAGATTGAGAAAAGTTTTCCTGTGGAAGTTAAGTATAAACACAAAGTATCTGTGAAGGATGTTGTGAGGGTCATTGATGGCCCTTGCGAGGTGAGACGGTCTATATTACATGTTTGGTTTACctcatttttatattttgttaatcTCAGTCTATATAATCACTGCTTTTGGCATGATAGGGGAAACAGGGTCCTGTGCAACACATATACAGGGGAGTCTTGTTCATTTTTGATCGCCATCACCTGGAGCATGCAGGCTTTATCTGTGTTAAGTCTCATAATTGTGCTCTTGTGGGAGGTTCACGTGCTAGTGGTGATAGAAATGTAAACCCTGTGTTCTATTTTTTTGTAGATTAGAACTCTTTATTCTTTTTAGTTAGTTCTGATTCTTGATACTTTCCACTCCAATGTCTAACCTACAGGGTAACTCAAATTCAAGATATGATCACCTCAGAACTCCTCCTCGTGTTCCTCAGTCCCCGAATAGGTTTTCTAGAGGAGGCCCTCCATCTAACTGTATGTTCCAGATGTTTAGTGCTCGCTGCTCTCTAACTTTTCATATAATGCCCAAACCCGCTTTCTCCTTCTTATGACATTGTCTATATATCTCGAGCtatattttattgaaaatttttGGACTTCCATGGTCCAGATGGAGGAAGGAATAGAGGTGGACGAGGGCATGATGGCTTGGTTGGGACTACAGTAAAGATTCGCCAGGGTGCCTATAAGGGCTATCGTGGACGTGTTGTTGAGGTTAAGGGACCAAATGTACGGGTTGAGTTGGAGTCTCAAATGAAGGTTGTTACAGGCAAGTCTGTAGGATTTCTGGTCTCCTTGGTTATTTATGTTCTTTCTGGGCCATAACACTTCTGTTATGCTTGCAGTTGATCGAAATTGTATTTCTGATAATGTGACTGTTACCACACCATATCGGTAATTATACATTTCACTTTAGTTCTGTTTCTCTGTGTTTagcttatgttttttttttttcttttttcctactCTAATATAGCTGTGTTCCAGTGATACATCTCGCTATGGTATGGGAAGTGAGACTCCTATGCATCCTTCTCGAACTCCTCTCCACCCATATATGACTCCTATGAGGGATGCTGGAGGTTTGTTATCTTAATTCCTGTGGTTGACattcttttttataattaaaatggaATCTCTTGTTGGAGGTCTGGTATTTACTTCATTTTTGGGACCATATCTTATTTGGCAGTGACATTATTGGACTGATATATTTATTTATCTTATGTACTCCTTGCAGCAACACCTATACATGATGGCATGAGGACTCCTATGCGTGACCGAGCATGGAATCCGTATGCACCTATGAGTCCAGCTAGGTTTGTGCCCGAAtaactttttctttatttattttgaaatttagTTGAAGAAATAAATTCTGCCAAATATAGTTCATTATAGTGGGTTAAAGATAAAGATAGAGTTAATATCAGTGAAATGGAAATCCTCACTTGTATTGAGAAtgtactgttttttattttattttgttgtatACGCGAGTATGATCATTTCAGATAATCATTGTATCATCACCAATATTTGTAGTGACATGTTTCATTATTGTATTATGAATGCAAGAGAACAACTTAGGTATCTcattgaaaaggaaaaacaaattagATCTGTAGCAAAGGTTTGAAAAATGTAGATAGGAAAAGTTGGACCTTTAAAAAGTGGAAGAAGTTCTAGATTGTGCTCTTAGAGGAGAATGCTGGTGTGGGATAATTAAGTGACATTTGAGAATCCAAACCAAGCCCTAGTGTATCGGATTTTGTTTCAGTCTGATATTTTCATTAGAAAATTTTCATGAACATTTTTATTAATCATCTAAGTTCTATGTAGACTTCAATATAAAGACAAACTAGGGTGCAGCTAAAACTGATGAAATTGCAGGGACTTTAACCAAACAAATTCATCGGTTCTATTTTAACCTTTTTCATGTCATGGTAATCTGTTACACATGTACATTATCTTGATGCAAGCATGATGTACATTTTCAAAATGTCGTATCTGTGTTACAGATGCATTATCATTATGCAATATAATGCACATTTTTGTATCAGGATAAGGTTTTTAGCATGCATACATTGTTTCAGTTATCTTATATATTGGTATCATAATAGGTCTTGActggaaaaaaaatatacttCTGTATGAAAGTGGGAGTAGGATTTTGGGCTTAAACAGGTTGCTTGAGTTTCGGAACCAGTAGCAATAAGATTTTATGGCTGTCCTGGATAAACTTGAGAGCTAATGTTTTCTGAAAGTAAATGGGGGTTTATAGTGGTTTAAACAGGAAGAGATGCCTCAAAAAAATAGGGTAAGAAAAGGGCCTCATTTGGGGTTGCAAATAGACAACACTAGTAAGTAGGAAAACAGAGGAGAATAAAGAAACAGCATGCACTCAAATTTAACCCTCAAGGGAGAAACAGAGAAACCTTAATCATGTTGATTGCTCACCCACTGGATTTCATTAATTAAACTCTATTATCTAGTGCTCATAAGAATCAGATTTGGACTAGGGCTCTAAGATGGATATGTTTCTAACCAACCACTTCTCATTGAATAATCGTTATATCTTCAACTactcaagatttttttttttatttagtcaAGCAAGTGCCTTGTGGCCAAGTGTGCTTTCATTGCTGCTGATGTTTCTTTGATATTTGATGGTGAGAAAATCAGGGATAACTGGGAGGAAGGAAACCCTGCTTCTTGGGGTGCTAGCCCACAGTATCAGGTCAGTATGAATGCATATGTGTTCTCAGTTTGGGTAGGTAGGGGTTTATTCCTTTTCTGCTTAAGTAGCTGGAATTTGTTGGATTTCAGCCAGGAAGTCCTCCTTCGCGAGCGTATGAAGCACCAACTCCCGGTTCTGGTTGGGCTAACACTCCTGGTGGAAATTACAGTGAAGCTGGCACACCGAGGGACAGTAGTTCTGGTTATGGTACGtttagtttttgtttctttgaaacaaattttgttaagacaagtttttcatttttatatccCTTTAGtttctcttatttttattatttaatagttTATTTTATGTCCCTCTTGCAGCAAATGCTCCTAGCCCTTACTTGCCATCGACTCCAGGTGGCCAGCCTATGACACCAAATTCGGCATCCTATCTTCCTGGAACTCCTGGAGGGCAGCCAATGACACCAGGCACTGGTGGTCTGGATATGTTGTCTCCTGTTATAGGTTCGCGTCTCagtttttctattttaattCGATCACAATGCTGAATTAAACTCTTATTTCCCCTCTTGTGAACTGGTTGCTAATCCACCCACTTTTAAGGGCCTGGCTTAAGTCTAAGCCTAGGTGGTAGTGGTATGTCTCCTTAAACAAATAACGACATCAGGAATTGTCGTTGGTGCTGGAGGGTTTGGCATCCTAGAGCTCTTTAGGGAGGCTGACCTAGGAGTTGGAAATTTTCATCGGATAATCTTTTGGAAGATTCTATTTAAAGTTTTAAACTAAGAAATAGTTGCTTGGCCCTCATTtgtttgctcaaatgactctTTGGTCAACTGTCTTTTTTGTCTTAGTTCACaatcaaaataaaagataaaaaatgtCACCAAGGACAAATGACTGGGCTTGGCCATTCAGCCATGGTGCTGTGAAAGTGTTTGTTACAGAGGCCAATGCCTAGCGCTTGCTTCATTGGACAAGATTGTTGGTGGCTAGGGTGAGGATGAGAGGAGGGGTGGATAAGTTTGTCTTTTTTcatatttgtattttgattgTAAGGGTGTAAAGTTGGATTTAAGGATCGAAAGAAGAAAACTTATGTGCTTAAACGAAACCACCCAAATCTGTAGAAGGAATATTATTATCATGGTGATTTAGTACAATGGAGGAgcaaaagtaaaaaagaaataaaatcttTAGAGAAAGAAAAGCTAAAAACAAAATGTTATCAAACATTCCCTAAATTTTGATGGCCTGTGATTTTTTTAGTGCCTAAAAGTGTCAGTCAGAATGAGGAAGTGGCCTATTTATTTTGAGCTTGTACAAAtgtgggaagaaaaaaaaaattcctatgTCCTCGCTTGGTTTGTGAAATGGGTTGTTTGGAAATGTAATTCGTATGTCCAATCTTGGGGTACGGAAATGAAAGACTCCCATGTTTGTGAATGTATTTATCACACACGTTTATATGTAAGTTCTTGGCTTTGCTAGAGTTCTATACCCCTCTTTTGAGTTCTAATCTTACATCTTCTAGCAGGTGGGGACAGTGAAGGACCGTGGTTCCTCCCAGACATATTGGTCAATGTCCGCAATTCTGGAGAGGAAACTACTGGAGTTGTGAGAGAAGTGCTTCCGGTATGTCATTAAACTATGCtccaaatgtttgaatttttatgaTGTTTACCAAGTATAATGATATTTGGACGTGCAAAGGAAATGTACATTACGGGTTTTGGTGATTTCTACAAACTATTATCTAAGTGGTTTTACGTTCACTTCTAAATCTTGTTGAGATATAAAGAGTAGTCTATGAAACTGTTTTGGTTTGTTGTTTCGGATGTCCCTTCATATGTTATCTATCAACTGCCCGGGTTTTGTTGGAGGATAAAGGAACTATGGAAATTATGAATGATGGTGCTGGGGCAATGTGCTGCTATATCTATCATATTGTAGTTGATGTTTCTGATGCTAGGATGATCTTGTTCCGATGTTTATCATCGGAATAGTTACTAATAGAAATACTGTTCAAGTACCTGTGTAATTATAGGAGATACTGAGTACAATGTTTTGTGGTTCAGGATGGCTCGTGTAGGGTAGCTATTGGGTCGGGTGGCAATGGGGAAACTATAGTGGCACTTCCTAATGAAATGGAGGCAGTGGTACCGAAGAAAAGTGATAAGATAAAGATCATGGGCGGGTCACTACGAGGAGCGACCGGTAAGCTGATTGGTGTTGATGGCACAGACGGAATTGTGAAGGTAGATGACACTCTTGATGTTAAGATATTAGACTTGGCTATTTTGTCGAAACTTGCTCAATCGTAATTTGGAGCGAAGGAATAAAATTTCAACATGTAAATTATCATTGAGTTTTGTAATATTTTTCGTTTTGGGAAGCAAAGGTTCTTGAgtgcgctctctctctctctctgatcgTCTGTTATGTTTATGATGGTTGATTCTATTTGTGGTGGGTGTAGATAGTAAACTCAGATTACAGAAgctagacattatgcatacggTATGAAAACAAAGTATTCACATGTACATTACAAGCAGATCAAGCTTGAGAAAACAAAGAAACCCGAAAGACGAAGttgaaaatttagaatttaACAAAGCAAAACAGCAAAAGATGACGTTTTAGTTTCATTCCTCCATGTTGATTATGCAACGAAGACCTTCCCCTTTAAGCATGTACTCAAACGCCTTGTTTATTTCTGAGAATGGGACTCTGTGGGTGATGAATTTTTCTAGCTCCAGTTCCTGCAaccattaatttaattattcagTCTCACTGTTCAATTAAAATTTGGAAAACAAATATCGAAATAGAGCatgaatcatcaaaattagcTTTTACCTTGTTCATGTACTTCTCCACGACAGAGGGAATGTCCGTTCGAGGCTTGTAGTTCCCGAAGAAGGTGCCCTTGAGAGTCCTCTCGTTCAGAAAGTTCACCGGATGCGTCTTGAAGACGGCTTCTTTGTGTGGTACTCCCACAAGAACTGCCACACCCCAACCCTGAAATAGCAGTTTAATTATGCGTTTACCTTGTTAGTAACAAGATCACGCATCAAAATTTGAAAGAGGGATTCAGAAAATGGAGGCAGATAAGAGGCAATTGTATTACATCATGGACGCACTCAAACGCAGATATCATGGCTTCAACATTTCCTGTGCATTCAATGCTTCTGTCCACTCCTCCATTCGTCAGCTCGGCTATCACCTCTTGAACGGGTTTTTTGTGCTCTTTTGGGTTCACAAATTCCGTCACGCCAAACTTTTTCGCTGCAAACAACCAAGTTAAAATTCAGAGAGGTCTCGCGAATATTTGTCATCAacacaaaatatgaaaaaatgaGCATAAAGACACATTTCCAATGCATTGTTTTCCTTTTGGAGAGATTAAAGAAATTATGCATGTTACCTTCTTCAAATCTGCTCGAATTCAAATCGACGCCGATAATTCTTGAAGCGCCAGACATCCTGGCTCCTTCGGCAGCCTAAAAACAGAAGGATCAACTTAGACACACATTTTtcatcatacataaacaagtgAGCAAGCAAGTGTAAGTGACTGAGAGACTCACTGCAAGGCCTACAGCTCCTAATCCGAAAACAGCCACGGTTGATCCCTTTTTCGGTTTTGCAACATTTAGAGTAGCTCCGAGACCTAAGCAACacacgttaaaaaaaaaaaattgaataagaaaataatgtcAATTACACAAGTGTATGTGTCGAACAATCTGGCTCTACAGTAATACAAAAATTTACCTGTGGATATTCCACAACTGAGGACACAGACTTTGTCTAGAGGAGCCGAGGGGTTGATCTTGGCAAGGCAGCCAACATGAACAACAGTGTACTCACTGAAGGTGGAAGTCCCAACAAAGTGATAGATAGGCTTGCCTTTGATTGAAAATCTTGATTTGCCATCATTGAGCATCACTCCCCTGTCAGTGTTTATCCTGAGGAGGTCGCACATGTTGCTCTCTTCTGATTTGCAGTGAGCGCAGTCCTTGCATTCCCCTGTGAACACCGGCAGGACATGATCACCGGCTTTCAGATCCGTCACGCCCTCACCAACACTCTCCACAATCCTGAAACATTGGTCACAACATTTATCGATCAACCACATGAACATAATTCATGATAACTgtacatatataaattataattgcCTATGTTTTACTAATTCAGTAACAAGACGATAAGAATGTACATACCCTCCTGCCTCATGACCATAAATTCTAGGAAATAAAGGGTTTTGTCCCTGCAATATAGAAGACACATTTTAAATTTGGTGTTGTAAATATGTGAATCTGAATCAATAAAATGAAATATGCTGCTGAGTAAAAAGAAAATCAATGGATCATTTTTCAAATCTAAATTACTGAAATGATCAGTTTCGTTACATCGTCAATATTTGATCGCGTCAATATTTGATTTTGATCAATCCAATAATTGAAACTCAAAAACTGGTCATTCCGACGAATTTCTCAAAACAATGTCATACCTTGGCTTCCCAAAAGTAGACATCAGTGTGGCACAAAGAGGTGAAAAGGATCTTCAAACGGACTTCATTTGCTTGTGGTGGTGCCACCTCGACTTCTTCAATCACCAGCGGCTTCCCTGCTTCCCAAGCTACAGCAGCTACAGAAACCAGAAATAATAACAGAATAAATGAAccaaaaattaattaagaaacCCTTTACTCAATAAATAATAtcagaaacaaaaaggaaatttaCCTCTGCAGCGTATGACCTGACCAGCAGTATTAGACATTCTTGCTTAGCAATGCAGCAATAAACTTGATGAAATTGAAACTCTTAAAGCTTTTTGTAAAAAcagtttcaaatttgtttgtggTTGGAGATAAAGCGACCTTGTGTGGATATTTATACATGCCTGCCATTGCCATATGCTGGGGAAAGTGGAGGCTGAATTAATTAATAGATAATTTGTTGATGGTCAACTATATATGATATGTGATATGCTACAGGCAAAACCAAAACCATTGATTTCATTTGTTAGGAAGGTAGTCCCTGGTTTTACAGGCTGCGTATTGATACTAGGTACTGCTGGCGGGTAAGACTAGTACTCTctttcgaagaaaaaaaaagtgtaagaCTTAAGACTATACTCCCCAATTAGATTCATTGTTTTGTTGTTAAATATACAATTACTGTAGCTTCACGACAACTACTAATGTTAagaagaaaatacttcaaaagTTGAAGTATAGAAACGAAAAAAAACAAAGGCTGGCAAACTGGCAATGTTAATATATAGTTTGAAATAACAGTTTGATCtgtgatttttctttaaaacgaATTTAACAAGAAAAAAGGGTTTTGAGAAATATTCTTTGCATACAATATTGCATAGATAAATAATAAGCATACATTATCGTTTGTTTCTTGCACACTCGTATTTAATATTGACCGTTGACTTTGTCACCTTTCATAATCTCATCTTGCTTCTTTAGAAGAAAACTGGTGGCATTTGTCATCGTtctttattaataaaataactTCGAAAAATACGTAACGACTATAAAACAGGAGGATCAGTGGTATTGGACCACAATCCCGGATTGGCATGGAAatatcataaaaaattaaaccacCAATAAAAGAAGGCTTAATTAAATAtcttgctagctaatctccaaTACTCACATTGATAGGAAGTCCTCATAaagttctttaaaaaaaatattagctaGTTGCTTCGCTACGATATAATGTGTCAAACTAGTTAGTTTCTTATACACTTGTTTAGCCTAGCCTAGTTAATAGTTTGAGACTGACACTGCACCTTGTTTTCTTAACTTATGCATACATAACGGGTATCAGTCTAACAGAACTACAAGATATCCACTAAAATAATCCAACAACCAGTAACAATATTTAGAATGACAAATATGAAGAGGGCGTCTTTAACCTACATTCTCGAGAAGAGGGTCTCTTTTAAATAATggccaaaattttcaaaatatttcaCCCATCCCACATTTTACTAACTATGATTTTACAATAGGTCTAAAATGTGAGTATTAACATGCACATCACTTGTAACATCTAAATTAATAACAGCGTGTTTTGTAGTACAAAGTATGACGGTGGCTCAATATCTTTCCGCTTTACTTGCACATGGTGTTAGCTTCAGACTTGATAGTATTTCCTACTAAAATTTATGGGGGCAGATGGAAGTATAGGGACCAAGGTGGTCTTAGTACCACTCTGAGTTCggaaaatatatatgtgaaggTCTTTCAAGAACCCTCCGAATGTTTGGTACAAGTCCCTTTTGTACCCACTAAATATTTGATGTAATGCATGCCATGCATATCTCGACATATATAACCTAGGATCATAAAACTTGGAAtctctcatccaaacatatATAACCTAGAATCATAAAATTCATAAATCTTAATTTCGCCAAAAGAAtcaaatatgtatgtatgtgagAGTGATACAATACATTTGGATGCCGTCGATCTCTCTGGAAAGTAAAACTACACACGAACTGAGGCTTGAACAATATAAATGTTGGGCAAACTGACGGTTACAATTGACATCAGTTTTGCAGTGACGCGTGAATGGAGACTCTGAAATATCAAAATCACCATTGTTTGTCAGTATGCTGTATATGATGATATACATATGGCCTTTACGGATGGGGGATTGGATGGATTTTGAGCTCTCTATCCtgtcatttttgttttgtttagtgaATTTCCCACATATGGTCCCAGCCGTTGGAGCAGAATTTCTCACGAGAATAAATACCTTCACAGAAACTTGACAAGGTTCCTCATGTCGCTGTATAGATGGAAAAGAAACTCTCAGTAACGCTTCCACCAATCGAATATATTCCACACGTCTGAAGCTCAAATTAGTGTTTACAGAATATCTTTAGTGCTTCAAGTGGTATTGCTTGCGTACCTTTGATTAATCCAATGATTCCAATTTCAACTGCTTGTATAATCTGCTCCAGATAGCAGTTGTTCCAGTTCCTTATCAAAGTCGTCATTGTCATTGTCACTCATCAGTTGCAGCTGTTGCTGGTTTACCCCTGTTTGTTGATAAAAGACTTCTCTTTGAGAATCCCATTGCCCAACCATCTTCTCCGCTACATCTCCAACCAGTTCCTTACCTTCTGCAATGTGCTTTATATCTCCAACGTCCACAACCTTGCTGGCCTCTTTAACAATAATTCAATTTGAAggagagaaaataaagaaaCTATTAAATGGTAGCAACTACAATGGCAAAAAGCATGCGAGAAACTAGCGTTGGTGCAAATGGATTTATACTACAGGCAGGAGTAGTGAAATAAATGAGGTGGGGAGGTTAGCGGGAGAAAAGGTACCCGTAATTGCTATTTTCTTGGCCTCTGCATACTCTGTTGACATTTGCTTAAGTGTATTCAGGTCAACTTCCATTCCCTGGTATATGTGAGAAAAAATTGGACTTTAGACACCGGAAGCAATTTCAAAGGAACTGCAAATGAATTGCAATTTGTGTTATGTAAAACATGTTATCACCGAATCGACAGGAGAAAAGTTGAGGATTGTTTTAACTTACCAAGTCCATGTGGAGAAAGTCCTCAATCTTAGTATTAGCAAATAACCTATTAGTCGAAACGAAAGAAAATAACCGGTAAGTAAATATCGAGTGGTTTATAAATGTCACAACATATATTTGTTAATGTAGGTGTAGAGGAAAACATATCTTTGTACTTACTCCTTGTAGGCAACTTGAACTCGAGCATCCTGTAATTGTGTCAGTTGGTTTACTGTCTCTGCAAAAGACTCTTCGTTTGTATCCACGAACCCAAACAGGAAAGTATTCTTTTCTAGCATTTTTCTTACCAAGGAAGATACCACTTTTATTTGGTTTTCCTTTGTGTCAATAACAAGCTTTCGAAGTTTCTTCAGCTCTTCTGAAAATGGTAATAGAAATACCTTCAGTTTGTAACTGATAATGAACTGATAACCAACCTTCTCAAATTTATATGGGACATACAAGGCATATAGAAACATATGCTCACTCAAAATAATGCTTTCTTGTCTATGTTTCGAATATTAAATTATAAAGTAGTGCCGTTTAATATGGTGGTGTGTTTTTCGAAATAAACCAAACTCGGGATAAAGCTAACTTTACATAGCATTCAATTGTTCAGAGTAAAATCTACATACATACCAAGAGATATATAAATCCTGAATGGAGGTTTGCATGGTTGAGTCTCATAGAGACAGAAAAGGCAATAGAGTCCACCCACTCTGTGTGATAAAGAAGCTGTGCCGACTATGTATCCTGCACAAAAGCATATAAAAGTTAGTCTCTCGAACACTGAGCAATAAAATAACAGATAATGCAAAACCCCATAATGGAAGTTCGAATTCACCAGTATTCAAACAAGATCTGTGGTGTCTCATGTGAGACAATATGAAATATGGCATATGAAACTCATTGATAGCTCATGTTAAAAGGGAAGAAAGGATTCTCAAGACTGAAACACAGAGTTCATACTTATGAAACTCAGAAATTGTGGACTAAAAGTTGCACATGGAACTGGAAAATACGAGTATCACATCGTAAGGAAATTCTTATTTGACTAAAATAGTGGGATTTAACTTGCACGTGTTTGGTAACATGAAGCACCCCacagaaaaattatatgaaaagggGGAAAAAGATTAGCAAGGCTGGAACATAAAACACATAA
This genomic interval from Malus domestica chromosome 05, GDT2T_hap1 contains the following:
- the LOC103409572 gene encoding alcohol dehydrogenase, with amino-acid sequence MSNTAGQVIRCRAAVAWEAGKPLVIEEVEVAPPQANEVRLKILFTSLCHTDVYFWEAKGQNPLFPRIYGHEAGGIVESVGEGVTDLKAGDHVLPVFTGECKDCAHCKSEESNMCDLLRINTDRGVMLNDGKSRFSIKGKPIYHFVGTSTFSEYTVVHVGCLAKINPSAPLDKVCVLSCGISTGLGATLNVAKPKKGSTVAVFGLGAVGLAAAEGARMSGASRIIGVDLNSSRFEEAKKFGVTEFVNPKEHKKPVQEVIAELTNGGVDRSIECTGNVEAMISAFECVHDGWGVAVLVGVPHKEAVFKTHPVNFLNERTLKGTFFGNYKPRTDIPSVVEKYMNKELELEKFITHRVPFSEINKAFEYMLKGEGLRCIINMEE
- the LOC103409571 gene encoding uncharacterized protein isoform X1 gives rise to the protein MDLTPFKRDVDELIDEFAKAESTSLADMKRIWLSKKFSYIYEARPSTNLAFFMQSLYAHLIGYIVGTASLSHRVGGLYCLFCLYETQPCKPPFRIYISLEELKKLRKLVIDTKENQIKVVSSLVRKMLEKNTFLFGFVDTNEESFAETVNQLTQLQDARVQVAYKELFANTKIEDFLHMDLGMEVDLNTLKQMSTEYAEAKKIAITEASKVVDVGDIKHIAEGKELVGDVAEKMVGQWDSQREVFYQQTGVNQQQLQLMSDNDNDDFDKELEQLLSGADYTSS
- the LOC103409571 gene encoding uncharacterized protein isoform X2, whose product is MDLTPFKRDVDELIDEFAKAESTSLADMKRIWLSKKFSYIYEARPSTNLAFFMQSLYAHLIGYIVGTASLSHRVGGLYCLFCLYETQPCKPPFRIYISLELKKLRKLVIDTKENQIKVVSSLVRKMLEKNTFLFGFVDTNEESFAETVNQLTQLQDARVQVAYKELFANTKIEDFLHMDLGMEVDLNTLKQMSTEYAEAKKIAITEASKVVDVGDIKHIAEGKELVGDVAEKMVGQWDSQREVFYQQTGVNQQQLQLMSDNDNDDFDKELEQLLSGADYTSS